The Piliocolobus tephrosceles isolate RC106 chromosome 4, ASM277652v3, whole genome shotgun sequence genome contains the following window.
GTTGGAAGCAATGGAAATGGTAAGGCTCAATCAGACCCAGGATCTACTTGGGAAGAGGAGCTGCGAGGACTTGCAGCTGGATCTGGCATCAGGGTAGGTGGGAAGAAAGGGAGTAATCAAGAATGAGCCCAAGGTGTGGGCCCTGAGCAACAGGAAAAGTGATGCTGCACCCATGAGCTGGGAAGAGTTGAAGAAGAGTTTGGAAAGAGGGTAAGGAAGCAGGGGTTCTGTTTGGTCATGACCCTTGGATGCATGAGTCTGGAGCCCAACATGGCCCAAGCAGGATGCAACTGATTAAATACCCGCAGAGAAAAGGACATGAATAGCAAGCAGAAAGGGAACACAGATGACTCCAATaggaaaaatgctcaacctcactcatgagtgaaatggaaataaaaactacaCTGAGACAGCACAGTTCACCCCCTGGACTGGCAAACTCAACAAGTCTGATAACAGCATGGAGCGAGGGGAACCAGTCCTGTCATCCATGTCTGATGGGACAGAGGCTGCCAATGGGTGCAGACTCAATGGAGGGCCATCTGGCACAATCAGACTTCAGGGAGCAGTCAGGGCAGGACATATAAATTTGAGAGTCTGCAAACAGATGGTATTTAAAGTCTGAGTCTGAGTTAAATCACTAAGGGAGAGAGGGCAGGTGCAGGAAAGAAAAACCTGAGCCCAGGCCCTTCTACCTTCCCAGCTagtagaagagaagaaagcatGGCTAAGACAGAGACAGGTCAGCCAGTGAAGTAGGAGGGAGACAACCATTCCAAAGCCCAGGGGGTGTGGGCCCTAGAAGGAGGGGATCAGCTGGGAAGGAAGCAAGTGACCTCAGGACTTGGTGGCCTGGAAGTTGTTGGTGCCTGTGACCAGAGTGGTCTCAGAGGAGTGATGGAGACACATGCCTGACTGTGAGGCAGGTGAATGGGGCGTGAGAGCTAGAGCCAGGGCTGTGGGCACAGAGCCAAGAGATGGGGACCTAGGGTGGAGGTCTGGTTGTTTACAACTCGATCTGACTGTGTGTCAGTGGGCATGGCCGTGTGTATGCACCTGTGGCCGGAGTGTGTGTTAActcttgtgtgtgtgcatatgtttgtgcaggtgtgtgtgtgtgagtgaaggGGTCTGTCTGTGAATCAGATAGGCATAGTAAGAAATATCTGTGTGTCTGGAGGGTTTGTAGCCCTGGGTGTTTCCTGGTGTGTACACCTTTGCCGCAGGATATGCTGCAAGCCCAAGAGGTTAGCGACATTTCTCAGGGCTCCACCAAGGCATTGAGGTCCAGCCTCCACTTCCTCCCGAGCTGGGAGGAGGGCACAGTGTGGAGGGACCAGCCAGCAGGTGTGGTGTGCAGGGGTGGGGTCTCTGGGCTGTAGCCTTGACTATAGCTAGCGCTGTcaccttttactttttcttcctcctggtTTTCTCTGTTTTAGAAGGATGGGGGTTGCCCCAGTAGCAGCAGAGGGTAAAGAGGACAGTTGGCCTttgggagggctttgaggccCAGCCTAGCTCAGCTCCTCAGCACACCAGTACTTTCCTAGATGCTAGGGGTCCATGGTGCCACTGGCGGGCTCCTCACAAGCAGAGACAGGCCTGGTGTGGGCCAGGGCCACACCCTGACCAGGCTGCAGGGGTAAACAAAGGCATTCCCATGATCACTACCGTGAAAAACAACTCCTCTTGGCCCACCAAGGTTCTTTGCAGCTACCAGGCCATTGTGGAGCACGGCAGGGTTGCCTGCCAGACTGGGCTGTCCTCCCCTGCTCTACAGCCTCGGGAGCTTTGCCTCCACTCCATCCCTTCCCATTCCCCTGCATTTTCCACTCATGTGCTCTGGGCAGGCATGGGGCTTGGGGAGGGGAACTCAGGGGGAGTTGTGTGTGACCAGATCCATGGGTGGGTGGGAGCTGTGGGGGAGTGGAAGGCAAAAGAGAGCGTGCAGGAGGGAAGGAACTGGCTGGGGagagaaggaatggaaaggagCTGGGCAGGACCTGAGCTGGGGAGAGCCTATGGCTTTGGGGGCAAAGGAGTCTCTGTACCACTATCCCCACGGGGTctgcctcctgccccacccctcaCATCCCCCCTACCTCTACAGAAGCCGAAGAGCTGTACCAGAAGAGGGTGCTGACTATCACGGGCATCTGCGTGGCTCTGCTGGTCGTGGGCATCGTCTGTGTGGTGGCCTACTGCAAGACCAAGTGAGTGTCAGGCACTCGGGCTGGGGACAGGCCAAGCCAAGGGATGGGCCTCCAAGAATGTTTGTGAAGGAGGCTCTCCTCCCCGACTCCACTGGAGGCCTCTACACCCTCCTAGGCCCCAAATACCCCTCAGGGGCCTCCGTAGCTGGGTAGGTGTGGGGCCAAAGAAGTAGAGGCAGAGGGTTGGGGAGACAGGCCCCAGGGCACTGACGAAGAATGGTCACAAGCACAGGCTTTGGAAGAAGAcaaatctgggttcaaatccagctcTGCTATTTCCCATGTAACCTTGAGCAAATTGATGGTTCCTCATGGGAATGATCCTGGTTTGTACCTCAAAGGACACTGTGAGGACCTGAGCAGGAGCGTGCAGCTGACCCCACAGGCTCCTGGAGCAGGCGCCCTGCCAAGTGGGCAGGCACTGGGTAGTGTTGTGGAGGAGCGCAGAGAGGACAGCTGCATTCTCAAAGAAAGACAGATGCCTCAAAGCACTGCCTGACCCCACCTTGGGAGCAATCGACACAAGAGGACAGAGAAGGCAGGGTTGGGCCCCCTCTGGGCAGAGGAGAGGTAGGGGCAGAACCTTGGGGCAAGGAGAATAAGGGAACAGAGAGGGAGCCGGGCAGTCCAAGCTAAAAGACAGCACAGATGAGGGTCAGCTGTACTCCCGGAGCATGAGCAGCCCAGACTAGCTGGAGCAAAGGGCCAGGGATGGGAAAAAAGAGGGCATGAGTCTAAAAGGATAGCTGGGACCCAGATGGCACCATAGGGCCTTGGATGCCAAGCTAGGGAGCCTGGATTTATCCAACAAAGGCACATCTATAGCCTTTGTTGGGTAAACCCAAACTCCCTAGCTCGGCATTCAAGGCCCTATAACCTTCTGATGTGCTGAAAGATGACAGGTTTGTAACAACTGTTCATATCTGGAAAGCAAGGGTCTGGACTGGACAGAGCTAACATTCTGGGGACTGAACCCCTGGTGTGGACTCATGCTGCCCCATCTGTGGCATCTGAAGTCCTGCTGGCCTTGTCTTGAATGAATCCAGGACCAGAAAGTCTGGAGGAAGGTGAGGAGGGAGTTGGGGTCCAGTGAGCCCAGAGGAGACTGGGCCCAAGAGGGAAAACTGAGTCCAAGAATTGGAGAAAAAGCAAGCCGCCTGTCCTGCCCCCAATGCATTTACTCACTtcttcaacaaacattcattcaGTGCCTGCTGGACACCAGGCCCTGCCTCAGGCATATGGCCGGTGCTCTGAGCAAGTGGTCCAGTGTCATGGGACACCTTTTAGAGGCACCTAACCTTGGCTGGGGAGCAGGAAGGGTTTCTCTGAGGAAATAGCATTTAGGCCAGGGCCTGAGAGGTAAACAAGAGTTAGCATGTGAAGAGGAGAGATATTCCAGGTGAATGGCCTGGCATGCGCAAAGGCCAGGAGGCCAGAGAGGGCAGGGTATAGTGGGGGATCAGAAACAAGCTCACCACAGAGGCAGCTAGCTGGGGTGCTGGGTGGGCAGCGAGAGACAGGGCTGGGAGAGAATCAGGACACTAAGGCCCAATAAtggggttttattttcatttttgcaggTACTtagtaggtgtatatgtttatagggtacatgagatattttgaaacacgcatgcaatgcataataatcatatcataTATTCTATTCATCCCCCCAAGAATTTATcctttgtgaccttgagcaaactgatgggtcctcATGGAcctttgtgttacaagcaatccGGTTATActcttttaaatgtacaattaaattattattgactatagtcaccccatATGCTATCGAATACTaggtctttttccttctttctaactaGTTTTTGTACCCAtgaaccatccccacctccctcccaacCGCCCACttcccttcccaacctctggtaaccatcctcctactctctatctccatgagttcacaATGAAGGGTCTTAAACAGGGGAGGGACATGATTAGATTTAATATCAAATAAATCGAGCATTTAATATGTGCCAATCTGAAGTAGTCCCGCAGGCCCTGACTCGCTAGCCACAGCACCCGTTTTATTTTCTTCGTGACACTTGATTGAAAATATCtagttcatttctttgtttatgtgTTAACCATCTGCTCCCTCTACTGGCCTGCAAGTTTCAGGAGGGTGGATTccctatctacctatctatcttcTCTGCttcagaacagtgtctggcacagtgACAACTCAATAAataccaaatgaatgaatgagggggagagagagggagtcaGCACTGTGCTTGAATATTTCATATACTTTTAATCATCAATAGTCTTTGGAACGGATAAATGATCATCctgtcttacagatgaggaaagtgaaacGTGGAgagcttaagtaacttgcccgGGGTTGCATAGCTAGAAAGGAGCGACGTTCTACTCTGTGGGCAGAGCCAAAGCTCACTGCCACGACGCTCAGGTCCTGTTGGATTCAGGTGGTGGTGATGCTGCAGGGCAGCTTGAGTACAGGGGAGAGCAGTAGCCATGGCCACCCTGGGCAGAGGGAAAAGCTGTTTCCCTAGAGAGATAGCTAGGGAAGCTCATCATTGGCGAGTGGGGGGAATGCCAGTGtcaccttcccttcccttgtGCAGAAAACAGCGGAAGCAGATGCACAACCACCTCCGGCAGAACATGTGCCCAGCCCACCAGAACCGGAGCTTGGCCAATGGGCCCAGCCACCCCCGGCTGGACCCAGAGGAGATCCAGATGGCAGATGTGAGTGGCTTTCCTGAGCCCCCTTCTGAGCCCTCAGTGGACAGCCAGCCTTCTCATGCCCCTGCAAGGATGGGCCAGGGCAGCAGCCAGCCTGTCCCATGGCCAGCCTTGCCTGCTAGGCACTGCCTCATCAGGATGGCTGGCCTTGCTTTGCTCACTTCCATAAGGAAGGGGTGGGGGTTGATTTGCTGGAGCCATCACTGCCCCAACATCAAGTCACTGTCACCCAGTGGGTCTCCCCAACCAGGAGCTCAGTCAGTGCTCATCACTTCCCTGTCCCCAACAAGAAAAGAGTTGATTTGGTCCCCAGTCACTAACTCTCACCCAACTCTGTCTGTTCCAGTATATTTCCAAGAACGTGCCAGCCACAGACCATGTCATCAGGAGAGAAACTGAGACCACCTTCTCTGGGAGCCACTCCTGTTCTCCTTCTCACCACTGCTCCACAGCCACGCCCACCTCCAGCCACAGGTAGGCACCACCAAGGCCCATGGAAACCTGTGGACTCAAAAAATTCATCGGGCGCAAAGTGCCCACTTACTCCGACATCCAGAGCTATTCAATACCCTCCCCTGAGTTTGCCACAGGAATCAcagcacacctcagcctcctctccaGAATTGCAGAGGCCAATCCACACAGCACAAAGGCTCAGACAGCTCAAAAATAACACGGCTGGCTCCCTTCTTCCCTGGGAGCACCAGGGCATAGTCAGGGCCCTCACATACTGGCCCCTGGGGCTGGGCTTCTGAGCTAGGTAGCTAAGGACCATGGTGGTGGTAGGGTCCCAGACAGGCGGTCTAAGGTAAGGCTCGGGGGAGGCTGGTTGCAGGGAGGAAAGAAATGGGTCTCTGCACATTACAGCTCACTCATGTATGGGACCCCAGCCCTCCTTCTTCCAATACTGGGGTTGGGCATTTGCAACAATCCACATCACCCCAGAGTGGAGAAGGGCATTGAGCTAAGGGAGCTCGAGGTGGAAGAGGAGCCAGGGAGGTCCATGGAACCACACCTGCTGGGTAGCCCTGCCCCTTCCTGACCCCTCGTCTCACCCCATCTGGCTTTCCCAGACACGAGAGCCACACGTGGAGCCTGGAACGTTCTGAGAGCCTGACTTCTGACTCTCAGTCGGGGATCATGCTATCATCAGTGGGTACCAGCAAATGCAACAGCCCAGCATGTGTGGAGGCCCGGGCAAGGCGGGCAGCAGCCTACAACCTGGAGGAGCGGCGCAGGGCCACCGTGCCACCTTACCATGACTCCGTGGACTCCCTTCGCGACTCCCCACACAGCGAGAGGTCAGTTCCTACCCCCTGGCCTATGCCCAGCCCACTTAGCCAGAGGGCTGGCACCACTGGCCCAAGGCTGACCCTAAGGGCCCCTCAGAAACATTCCAAAGAATCTaatctccatttttcagatgggaaaacaAGGTCCTGGAAAAGGTGAAATGGCCTGCTCAGAGCCATCAGCATGTTAATGACAGACTGGGACTAGAGTTCGGCCAGTGGACCCTGGTGGACAGTGACCATCTAATTTAATTGTCCTCCCAGGACACTTTTCACACTAGGAAAAGGACGTTATTAATAGTTACACTGGAACATCAAGAACAAACAgggagctaggtgtggtggctcacacctgtaatcccagcactttgggaggccaaggcggatggatcacctgaggtcaggagtttgagactagtctggccaacatggcgaaacccccatctttactaaaaatacaaaaattagccgggcatagtggcacatgcctgtaatcacagctacttgggaggctgaggcaggagaatctcttgcacctgggaggcagaggttgcagtgagctgagatggcgccactgcactccaaccccagcaacagagcaagactccatttcaaaaaaaaaaaaaaaaaaaaaaaaagaagaagaacaaacaGGGGCTATTCTGGACAAACCAGGATACATGCTAGAAGCTCCATGTCCcagcaggaacagaaagacaTGAAGATGGAGTAGAATGCAGAGTGGCAGGGGAGGTTGTCTTTGAGGACACTGACCAGCACAAGATGGACATGAGCCAAGAATGATGGCAGGCCTTGGCAGTATCAGCAACAAGGTCCCACAGTTCAAGGCCTTGTTGGGTTCCTAAGCAGTGGATGCAGTAAGAACCAGGAAACGCCCCTTCTTCCCTGACTCCAAGCCAGGAGTCACAAGGGCCAGCACCACTGCCACCTTGCTCAGCCCTGAGTGGTCCTCAGTAAGTGGGGTCTGTAGGAGGCGAGCAGGGAAAGATGAGTGGTACCAAAAACTCCAGaccagggagtggggagaggagcaGATATTCCCCTGCTCTCAACTCAGCCTACtccatgccaggccctgtgctgggcaggCCTGCCTGGAAATCCAGAAACGGCCTGCCAGGTTCCTGCTCCTGAGGAGCTCCTAGCCACAGAAACAAACCAAGGAAGCTTACAGCAGCCTATGGAAAGTGCCAAACATGACACCGCAGCAGGGCAGAGAGACCCAGTCTGACTGTAGGCTCTGGGAAGCAGCCACGTTTTCCAAGCCCAGCTCCAcctgtgtgatttggggcagCCTGATCACCTCTGTACCTTGTTCCCTCAGCTGTAGAACAGGGAGAACAATAGCTACTATGCATGGTTCAAGTGAAGGCCACCTGAGATCATGTGCACAGAGCTCTTTGCCTCATCCCTGGCATGGAGCTCATGCTCACTAGGTGTAGCTATTTATCAATCATAACCACAGCAATGAGACTCCTTAATGGGTGGTAGgaaggggagaggcaggagagcagGAAGAAAGCATACCAGGCACCGGGAACAACTTGAGCTGTTCCAACAGAGGCACTTAAGAACAGGGCTGATGAGTGAGGTGCCTGGAACAGGGTGGGCTGTAGGGAGCAGAGGAGCTGGGCCTGAACAGGCAAGCTGAGGCCAGACAGACTGACCCTGGGTGGGTAAACAGGAAGACCTGCTTCAGCAGAGCTGTGATTTTACAAGATTGCTCTGGGAACTGCATAGAGTGGAGGAGGAGAGACCCTGGGATGGACCCAGGTGACCACATGTGAACAGCTGGGCCCAAGATGGGGTGGAGAGTGTGCTTCCAGAGAAGGGAATGGGTAGGGCTTGGTGGTTAATTAGATGTGCCagtgggagagggaagagggaggggtcAGGCGATGCAGAAAAAATCATAATGGGGACTCCAGGCTGGTTCCAGAGAGCAGTGAGGTGCTCAGCTGTGCAGTTTGGAAGGGAAGCATGGAGGTGGGGGGCCCCTGTCCTGAGATGACAACGGTGGGACAGAAGGCTGATGGGCTTACAAGGGGGATGTGAGCACAAAAAGGGACAGGTACCTggaatccagcctgggagatactAGCAAGGCCAGACTTCTGAAGGAGCTGGTGGTGTGGGGATGGGTCTGTAGCCACAAGCAGAGACACCTCAGTGGGATTTTGGTACTCCCGGAGGCAGGTTTTGACCTCACTAGAAGAAGGAGTATTTCCCTCACTGGAGCTATCAGGGCATGGAAGGAATTGCCCCTGTGGGGCAGTGAGTCCAGGTCACAGGGGTATCTGAATGGGGACTAGTGGCTTCTGGAATTGGGCAGTATGAGTCCTGGTTCCTGCCTAGCCTCAAGtcacatcccagctctgccacttcttgGCTGTGTAAATCCTGAATAAGTCACTTAAATGTTCTGAGTGTTAGTTTCCTGTGTGTAGAATGGGACTGGCGGAAGGGTCTTACAGAGCTGCCGTACTAAACCAGGTGGAACATGTACTATACCCCAGCGTGAGCCTTACCCCCTTGTCGGTGAGCATTCCCACAGCAAGTGACCATTCATGGAAGCTCACCCGGGTCAGGCACAAGGGCTAACACATCCCCCTCATACATCATCCCAACAGAGCTATGGAATGAACACCATGGTTACGCCCGCgtaacagataaggaaaccgaggctcgGAGAGGTTTAGGAAATTGCATAAGGCCACTGACGGTTGCCGCCGTCATTCTTGCAGGCGGGGTCTCGGGCAAGGTTAAGGCAAGTCTGTGTCCGCCCCTcccaccctaccccacccccaactcccccaacccctcccccGCCCGGCCTGGCCCTGGCCCATGCCTCTGCCTCTCCTCGCAGGTACGTGTCGGCCTTGACCACGCCCGCGCGCCTCTCGCCCGTGGACTTCCACTACTCGCTGGCCACGCAGGTGCCGACTTTCGAGATCACGTCCCCCAACTCGGCGCACGCCGTGTCGCTGCCGCCGGCCGCGCCCATCAGTTACCGCCTGGCGGAGCAGCAGCCGTTACTGCGGCACCCGGCGCCCCCCGGCCCGGGACCCGGGCCCGGGCCCGGCGCAGACATGCAGCGCAGCTACGACAGCTACTACTACCCCGCAGCGGGGCCCGGACCGCGGCGCGGGACCTGCGCGCTTGGCGGCAGCCTGGGCAGCCTGCCCGCCAGCCCCTTCCGCATCCCCGAGGACGACGAGTACGAGACCACGCAGGAGTGCGCGCCCCCGCCGCCGCGGCCGCGCGCGCGCGGCGCGTCCCGCAGGACGTCGGCGGGGCCCCGGCGCTGGCGCCGCTCGCGCCTCAACGGGCTGGCGGCGCAGCGCGCAAGGGCGGCGCGGGACTCGCTGTCGCTGAGCAGCGGCTCGGGGGGAGGCTCGGCCTCGGCGTCGGACGACGACGCGGACGACGCGGACGGGGCGCTGGCGGCCGAGAGCACGCCTTTCCTGGGCCTGCGCGCGGCGCACGACGCGCTGCGCTCGGACTcgccgccactgtgcccggcggcCGACAGTAGGACTTACTACTCCCTGGACAGCCACAGCACGCGGGCCAGCAGCAGACACAGCCGCGGGCCGCCCCCGCGGGCCAAGCAGGACTCGGCGCCACTCTAGGGCCCCGCCGCGCGCCCCTCCGCCTCGCCCGCCCCACTGTCTTTAAGGAGACCAGAGACCGCCTactggagagaaaggaggaaaaaataaataaaaatatttttattttctataaaaggaaaaaagtataacaaaatgttttattttcattttagcaaaAATTGTCTTATAATACTAGCTAACGGCAAAGACGTTTTTATAGGGAAACTATTTATATGTAACATCCTGATTTACAGCttcggaaaaaaaaagaaacaacaacaaaaaaaaagagagatgggccaattttttgactctttaataGAAACCTATTTTGTGGTGCCTTTTGCTGTACGCTCATCTGGGGCTCCAGGGGAGAGGTCTTGGTTGCGGGGTGCTGGGAGTGACAGCAGGGAGAGAAGAGGCTGCGGGGTTCTGGTGGGGGCGAGGGTGGGGGGCCGTGAGCGGTTGGCCCTGAGAAAGAACTGAGGACAGAAGTAGCTTTGCTCCCAGGCAAGAGCTGGAGTTCCCGACCCCTGGGAGGAGAGGGCCAGGACCCTAGGCTTGGAGCTGGAGCTGGGGTAACTTCCAGGGGGAGATGAAGACACAGCTACCCGAATGGGGAAGCCCTGGCTACTCACAGCTGTTAGAGGAGGAGGGCAGAGAAAGGTCTCCCCAAGAGCCTGGGCCCAGGGAGGTGGCAGCTCTGCCAGGGGCCCAATGTTGGCGGCTCCTGTCCCCTACAGCCTCCAGGACGCCCCTCCATCCTCTGCAGCACCTTCGTTTACAGGTCGTCTTTTCTATTTTACACCTGCATGTCCTTTGCATTTCAGATTCTTTAGATTGGATGCATGGTCACGCTGGGACCGAGAAGAGCCACTCGACAGTGTATTCCCCTTTTAGCAATAAAGTAACACCATTTCCTTCTCACAGGCTGCCTCCCAGCCCCCAACCCACCTGTGACTTCCACTCGTCTCCgctgccctcccacccccaaaaaCTGGGTCCACTGCTAATTTGTCAAAAaggtaattgtttaaaaaaaaatcccaaacagaaacaaatgggaATCCTGTCCTGAAATGTCTGAACACCTGACTGTTGAcacttgaacatttttatattataaataaaatcagaaataactcCTGTTTGACTGTGTGTGCCTAGCCCCAGATGAGGAGGGAAGTCAGAGCACGAAGTCCCGTGGTGGATGTGGATGATGCTGGCCTGGAGGTTGGAGGGGGCCAGGGCAGTCCCTGGAAGGAAGTGACCCTCTCTCCAGTCTCTCCGGCCCCAGCTCCCAGGACACACTCCAACCTTCCTCCCACTCCCAAGAATATTTACAAGGTGTCCCCCCAGCTGCTGGGGAACCTGGCCAAGGGACTGACACAAATTGCTCTGCTTCAAACTCAGCGTTGGAACTCTGGCCCAGTTCTTGCCCCGGATCTATGGGCCGGACTGAGACAACAGTTGCCGGCCTAGGTGGGTGAGGAGGGATGGGTTGTGGGGTTGGTACTAGCATAGCCGAGGCAGGGTGACCCCTGGACCCTGAGGCACGTCACAGGCAAAGTCTGGACATGCAGCGTGGCATGACAGGTACCCTCAGCTGCCAGGAGGACCACAGCTGCTGCAGCTCATAAGCCCACAGGGTGTTGCTCTTTCCCCAATTTTATACCCCCTCAGAGCCAGGCCTGTCTAAACCCGCAGCCCTGAGGGAAAGTATATGATTTCAGTATGCAGAAGGCAGATGGAGGCCCAGGGTTCAAAAGCCTTTCCCCTCATCAACTGATTTAGTAAACCAGTGTCCGGCACCGGGAACTATTCGGTTCTAGTCAGACACACGGATGTCTTCCACCCAAACAGCTGAGGTGGTTGGCATGCACACTTGCCTAcgcctgtgtgtttgtgtgggtgtgggtgtgaatCCCCCTAGGATGTGTGTAGTCAGAGACCTACAGGTGGGAGGGACAGAGAGGCTGCGGGTTGACAGGGCTTCGGCATCAACAGGGCCtaagttcaaattccagctctgagCCTCCTAGCCGTGTGACGTCTCTAGGCCAGTTTCCTTGCTGGGAAATGGGTGATGTAAATACCTATTCCAAAAGGTTGCTGTGGAGATTATAAAGTACAGTGCTGATGCTGGCACGTGATAGATGCCTATTACATGGCTGatttgatggtggtgatgacaaTCTCCTGTGCCTTGCATCCTTGTATCACACAGCCAGAGTGACAGAAACTAGATGAGAGGGaggcaatggagaaaaataaagaacaaactaAAGTTATTGTATTCATTATGGGGGCGCTGGGAAAAAGTACCtgctacaaaacattttaaaaagggaaataatgaaCTCAATCCTGCATAAACCTGCAACTCACTGGCCCTTCCCGGCCCCCTTCTGTTGATCTCATCCAGGCCCCGCTGCTGTCTCTGGGTTTGTGGTTGGCTTTAAAATTCTCTGAGAGCCAGTTATTCTTCTATGTGACCTGTGGCTTCTGTAGGATCCCAAATTCACTCCATATGAACTCTTGGGGAACCCACTGACCTTTGTCTGATCCAGCTTATTGTCCTCATGTGACCTTTCCGAGGGCTCTAGGTTGCTGTTGCCTTCTAAATTTTAGAGTCAGAAGCTACCCAATGAGAACATCAATCTCTATGTGGCCCTCAGTTGATTCTGAATGACCTCTTGGTGAACTCACTGACCTTTGCATGAGCATCAGGTATCTTCATTATATGCTCTGAATCCTATAGTACCTGCCATACGTGCCGAGAGTCCAAGGCCAGAACCTAACAGAgttctttcctcatctgtcattcacccattcatttcACAGGTATGATTAGGACCCAGGAACACATGTGGCCAGAGAGGCCCCTTCTCCACTCTGCCTCTCAAACCTCTGCCTTGGGGAGCCTTCCCAGTGGCCTTTCAGGAAGAGTCGCAGTCCTGTCAAGCTACTTCCCTACCACCGCCCCGTCACTGGAACATATAGGATGACATTCAGGCAGCTTCTCAAGTCAGAGGCTTCGTCCCCACTTTCCcagttcattcttttctcttccagGTCATTTTTTGGCTTCTCTTTCCAGGCCCTCCCAGAGACCCAAGTGGTAATGGTAACTGCCTGTTCTCCCCACGAAACTGTGAGCCCCACGAGGACCGGCAGTCAAACTTCCTCCCACCACCATATTCCCATCACCCCGCCCAGTGTGCAGCACACAGTTGGCCCTCGTTGAATGAGAGGATGAAGGCGCAAGAGACACCGTCCTCAAGGGGCAGCCCCCAGAAGTCCCTGAGCCCGAGGCCACTTCCCAGGACCACCAGGTGGCGCAAACCACTTATTGTATGTCACCAGTCCTGGATTTGGACA
Protein-coding sequences here:
- the LOC111528367 gene encoding pro-neuregulin-2, membrane-bound isoform isoform X3; its protein translation is MRQVCCSALPPPPLEKGRCSSYSDSSSSSERSSSSSSESGGSSRSSSNNSSISRPAAPPEPRPQQQPQPRSSAARRAAARSQAAAAGGMRRDPAPGFSMLLFGVSLACYSPSLKSVQDQAYKAPVVVEGKVQGLAPAGGSSSNSTREPPASGRVALVKVLDKWPLRSGGLQREQVISVGSCAPLERNQRYIFFLEPTEQPLVFKTAFAPLDTNGKNLKKEVGKILCTDCATRPKLKKMKSQTGQVGEKQSLKCEAAAGNPQPSYRWFKDGKELNRSRDIRIKYGNGRKNSRLQFNKVKVEDAGEYVCEAENILGKDTVRGRLYVNSVSTTISSWSGHARKCNETAKSYCVNGGVCYYIEGINQLSCKCPNGFFGQRCLEKLPLRLYMPDPKQKAEELYQKRVLTITGICVALLVVGIVCVVAYCKTKKQRKQMHNHLRQNMCPAHQNRSLANGPSHPRLDPEEIQMADYISKNVPATDHVIRRETETTFSGSHSCSPSHHCSTATPTSSHRHESHTWSLERSESLTSDSQSGIMLSSVGTSKCNSPACVEARARRAAAYNLEERRRATVPPYHDSVDSLRDSPHSERYVSALTTPARLSPVDFHYSLATQVPTFEITSPNSAHAVSLPPAAPISYRLAEQQPLLRHPAPPGPGPGPGPGADMQRSYDSYYYPAAGPGPRRGTCALGGSLGSLPASPFRIPEDDEYETTQECAPPPPRPRARGASRRTSAGPRRWRRSRLNGLAAQRARAARDSLSLSSGSGGGSASASDDDADDADGALAAESTPFLGLRAAHDALRSDSPPLCPAADSRTYYSLDSHSTRASSRHSRGPPPRAKQDSAPL
- the LOC111528367 gene encoding pro-neuregulin-2, membrane-bound isoform isoform X5, coding for MRQVCCSALPPPPLEKGRCSSYSDSSSSSERSSSSSSESGGSSRSSSNNSSISRPAAPPEPRPQQQPQPRSSAARRAAARSQAAAAGGMRRDPAPGFSMLLFGVSLACYSPSLKSVQDQAYKAPVVVEGKVQGLAPAGGSSSNSTREPPASGRVALVKVLDKWPLRSGGLQREQVISVGSCAPLERNQRYIFFLEPTEQPLVFKTAFAPLDTNGKNLKKEVGKILCTDCATRPKLKKMKSQTGQVGEKQSLKCEAAAGNPQPSYRWFKDGKELNRSRDIRIKYGNGRKNSRLQFNKVKVEDAGEYVCEAENILGKDTVRGRLYVNSEAEELYQKRVLTITGICVALLVVGIVCVVAYCKTKKQRKQMHNHLRQNMCPAHQNRSLANGPSHPRLDPEEIQMADYISKNVPATDHVIRRETETTFSGSHSCSPSHHCSTATPTSSHRHESHTWSLERSESLTSDSQSGIMLSSVGTSKCNSPACVEARARRAAAYNLEERRRATVPPYHDSVDSLRDSPHSERYVSALTTPARLSPVDFHYSLATQVPTFEITSPNSAHAVSLPPAAPISYRLAEQQPLLRHPAPPGPGPGPGPGADMQRSYDSYYYPAAGPGPRRGTCALGGSLGSLPASPFRIPEDDEYETTQECAPPPPRPRARGASRRTSAGPRRWRRSRLNGLAAQRARAARDSLSLSSGSGGGSASASDDDADDADGALAAESTPFLGLRAAHDALRSDSPPLCPAADSRTYYSLDSHSTRASSRHSRGPPPRAKQDSAPL
- the LOC111528367 gene encoding pro-neuregulin-2, membrane-bound isoform isoform X1, which translates into the protein MRQVCCSALPPPPLEKGRCSSYSDSSSSSERSSSSSSESGGSSRSSSNNSSISRPAAPPEPRPQQQPQPRSSAARRAAARSQAAAAGGMRRDPAPGFSMLLFGVSLACYSPSLKSVQDQAYKAPVVVEGKVQGLAPAGGSSSNSTREPPASGRVALVKVLDKWPLRSGGLQREQVISVGSCAPLERNQRYIFFLEPTEQPLVFKTAFAPLDTNGKNLKKEVGKILCTDCATRPKLKKMKSQTGQVGEKQSLKCEAAAGNPQPSYRWFKDGKELNRSRDIRIKYGNGRKNSRLQFNKVKVEDAGEYVCEAENILGKDTVRGRLYVNSVSTTISSWSGHARKCNETAKSYCVNGGVCYYIEGINQLSCKCPNGFFGQRCLEKLPLRLYMPDPKQKHLGFELKEAEELYQKRVLTITGICVALLVVGIVCVVAYCKTKKQRKQMHNHLRQNMCPAHQNRSLANGPSHPRLDPEEIQMADYISKNVPATDHVIRRETETTFSGSHSCSPSHHCSTATPTSSHRHESHTWSLERSESLTSDSQSGIMLSSVGTSKCNSPACVEARARRAAAYNLEERRRATVPPYHDSVDSLRDSPHSERYVSALTTPARLSPVDFHYSLATQVPTFEITSPNSAHAVSLPPAAPISYRLAEQQPLLRHPAPPGPGPGPGPGADMQRSYDSYYYPAAGPGPRRGTCALGGSLGSLPASPFRIPEDDEYETTQECAPPPPRPRARGASRRTSAGPRRWRRSRLNGLAAQRARAARDSLSLSSGSGGGSASASDDDADDADGALAAESTPFLGLRAAHDALRSDSPPLCPAADSRTYYSLDSHSTRASSRHSRGPPPRAKQDSAPL